ACCTGGAGCTGTTTTAATAATTTGCAATGCAGGGCGAAGAACATCACCAGTTGTATTTTGAGCACCAGCCAACTGACCATCTGCATCATTACTCTTAATGATAAGACATCCTAAATACAACGGATCAAGAACTAGCTTACGAGCGTCTTCAATAGTCATACCCTTTTTCTTGCGAAGTTCGCATAGCAATTCAGCATACTGTTCCTTCTTTGCATGGTTAGCAGGATCGATAATTGTTGCCTTCTCAATGTTCTTTAGTCCCCATTCAGCAGCCAACTTTTTAATTTCTTCAGAGTTACCTAAAAGAATAATATCAGCAACTCCATCTGCCAAAACTAGATCGGCAGCCTTTAAAGTACGTTCTTCCGTTCCTTCAGGAAGGACAATTCGCTGACGATCAGCTTTCGCCCGCGCAATAATTTCATTAATTAAATCCATGATAGAATTATATATTTATGTGGTTTGAGATCGAAGAAATAGACTTTCACACTGCAAAATTACACATAATTGCAATATCTATATTACAAAATAGGATATTATTTAATCCATTAAGCCCCAAATGTTACATACTTTAACATTACTAAAGAAAAAAGTCAGTTTATTCAATTCACGCTTCTATTCCTGTGAAGACTTTCAATGCGTATCCTATTAAAAAACTGATTGTTGCAACACCAAAACTCAGAACAGCCATCTCTGTAAAACGTTTTTTAAAACTCTCACTTCTAGCCACTGAATAATAATAATTAAAGATGCCAATAATTAATAAAGCAGCAAGAAGCATTACGCTCAATGCAACAAAAACATTAGAAAATAAAATAAAAGGAGTAACTAAAGCCACTACAGTAACAACATAGGCAATGCCAGTGTAAATAGCTGCTTTTACAGGATGCTTATCTTCGCCAGCTTCCGACTTTGTAGAAAGGTACTCAGAAGAAGCCATTGACAGTGCAGCTGCAATACCTGTTATACTTCCGGTTAATGCAATAAGTTTAGAATCGTTCAAGGCAAGCGTAAATCCAGCTAAGGCTCCTGTAAATTCGACCAAGGCATCATTCAAACCCAGTACAACTGAGCCCATATATTCTAATCGTTCTTCATTAATTAATCCAATAAGCTTTTTTTCATGTTCTTGTTCTTCACGTCCCAAACGAGACAATTCCGGAAAGCTTGCATACTGGTCATAGTTTTCGTGGGCGTTTGCTTCACCCGATTCCATTAATTTAATGGCAAATGTCAGACCAAACAAACGTGCAAGCCAATAAAACTTAGTTATCTTCCATTTATTAGGACTGGGATTCTCATTCGTATATTTCTTAAATACATGGGCATGAGCTACCTCATCGGATGCAATCTTCAAAAGAACATTTTTATTAGAGCTATCTTTTTCTATTGAAGCAAGTCGGGTATAGACCAGACTCTCCGTTACTTCATTCCGTTGAAAGCGAAGAAATTCTTTCCTTGTTTTTTCATCAATATCCATTGCTAAAATATTAAATTTTATTATATCACAAATATAAAATTTTTAAAAGCCATTTAGCCACAAAACAGGATTAAAAACAAATATATAAGGAAAATAGTTCCTGGTTATAAAAAACTTGCAGACTTAATTATGCGCTATAGAAATGCGTCTGTCGTTCCAGATTATGCTCTGTTGTATAAATATTTTGCAAGGTGGTGACAAACTTTAAATAAAACTTCTTTTATATGTCCCGTGCTAAAATTTAGCACTCCCACTACCAAAGGGTTTCAGAAGGCACTCCCTTGTTACCCCCTCCAAAACAACCTTATGTTTTTCCATTTTTTGAGGAGAGAACGATTAAAAATCAATATTCGAAATAAAAGATTGATTTTCATATAATTAAATCTGTTATTCATAGAAAAGTGACTGATCTTACAAAAAAAGCAGAGTCAATAAAACGTTTACTTTTTTTATTCGCCAATCAGCTCAGATTATTGCCCAATAAACTCTTAACGATTGGGCTATAAATTATAGTCATACCTCAATAATTGAGGAGAAAATAAAGAATATAAAAGTTGTATCAGGATTTGAAGTAGCTTTTAGGAGAAAAGAAAAACAGAAGTGAATGATCGCACATTAACTAAACACAAAGTTCTGTTTAGAATATTATTTAACAAATAAATAGTCCCCGGGAGAGTGTAAGATAAGCTCGCTGATGAAAAATAACTCAATGACATAAAATCCCTAACCATTACTTCATTTATAGTCTTCCCGGGGAAATCTATTTAATCGTTACGGTTACAAATTTCGAGAATATTTTGAGTAAAACACCAAAAAAGGGGTAACAAGATTCAAAACACACATCACTGTATATCAACACTATAACAATTATCGATGAGATTTTAGGGTAACAAAGTAGTAGTTCTGGTACTCTAGACTATAAAAATCAGAAGTTTTCAAGAAAAAGATCAAGAGTTATATTTTTATCATTAACCCCCATCTTATCTTTTTTAATCCTATACTTGGTTGTTTTCACACTTTGAGGAGTAATGCAGAAAATATTGGCTAAATCATTTCGTACTACTTTAATTTTTACTAAACAACAAAGATGAATCTCCTGAGTAGTTAAATTAGGGTATGCCTTTATCAGTCTGTCAGTAAAATGATCATATGCTAAATCTATATTTCGAATAATCTCCTCCCAGTCAATATCTGTCAGGGAAATCTTAGCCGTAGTATCGATTAATACCTCTTTCTCTGTTTTATCTGCACGGCTCAATGAAGGAATTTTCTTAATATTGTTGAGTTTTTTAAAAAAATCTTCTCGTAGCTGGCAATCCTTTTCCCGCATTTTTATCAAACGGTTCTCCTGTTCCAAAAGCAACTTACTTTTCTGCAATAGCTCCTTCTTATTACGACTTCTATAAATAAAGAAAGCTCCTCCTAATATAATTAACACTACAAGAAAAAGAAAGCTCACACGATAATAACGAATAGTCTGTTCCTGTTTGTCAGAGCTCAATCGCTGAACTTGCTCCAATGATTTACCATGCTGATAAACATTCTGCATTTCGATAATTGCCGCATCCTTTGTTTGTATATCTATAGAATCTCTTAATTTATTATAAATTCGCATTAAGTTATAAGCTTTTTTATAATCACCCTTAGCACTATATGCAACAGCTAATCTATCGTAACTTGCAGTACGTGTGTATATATCAGTGCTAAAGATTGTTTTATTATTATAATAAATAGCAGAATCATACTTCGCCATTTTTAAATAAGTATGCGCTTTAGTCACATAACTATAAAACAGTTCAGTTTTAGCTGGTTTTAAACTAATTGCTTTATCAACATATTTAAGAGCATTTTTATAATCTTCTATATTATTATAAATCCCACCAATTTCATTTAAAAAAGAAATCAAAACTTTTGTATTGGTTTTCGGCAAAATATTCAATGCTTGATTATAATAATTTAAAGAGCTATCATTCTTGCCATTTCCTACATAGGAAAAAGCAAGATTTCTAAGAGAATAAGCTACATATGAACTGTCATTAAGTAATCTGGAATAATAGAGAGCTTTTTGCTGCATTTTAGATGCCAAATCATATTGATTATCAGCATTATACAAATCACCCAAATAATAATAAATAAGATAATGTAGTTTATTATTATTACTATTCTCACTAAAATCTAAAGCTTTTAAGAAAAATGTCATTGCAGCTTTTACATTTTTCAAATCTAAGGTCACCCGCCCTGCATAAAAATAGGATTCAGCTTTATTTATTGAATCCCCATTATCTTTATAGTATTCAACAGCAACATTAATAAGAGAATCGGAGGATATAGGAAGGTCATTTTTAATCATTGCTTTTGTCATCAATAAACAAAAATGAGCATTATCAGAACGATGCAAAATATTGGGGTTAACCTTCTTCAATAAAGAAAAGGCACTATCAGGATGTTTATCCAATAGAACTTCGGCCTTCTCTAAAAGATCTGATGAAGACTGATTAGAATGGCAAGAAAACAGCAAACTACCTAAGAACAGGAGTACACAAAAATAAAGGATTGGATATTTCATTACTTATTTTCATAATAAACATCCACAAATTTAGAAAATTTATCTAAATGACATCCAAAATATCATTTAATAATAAAATAATTATAGTTTTGTAATTGTCCAAGTTAATACATCTTTGCCAATCTGGATATTCATAAGGCATTTTTCATTTGGCAATAAAGGGACATCAACAATAGTTCTGGCCTCTGTCAATTGAACCATCTGCAACAATGAACCAGTTAAGGTAAACATAAAAACAAGAGCATTTATGTTCATCGAGTTATCTTTTACTTCAATGAGCAATGAATCAGTTCCAGTATGATGGTGCACTTTTATGTCTTGCCCTTTCAACACACCGGCATTCTGTCTCACTTCTTTTATGATAATCGACTCTTTTTGCATGTTTTTATTAACAAGATGAACCGTATCCATGCAAATCATAGCAGGTCTACGTAACATATAGCTCCCAAAATTGTCGTTATTACGACACGTATTATCTATTTTATATTGCATGTTAGTCATATTTATATCTACATTTCGCGTTACTTGGTAAAAGCCGCTGGCTTTCTCACAAAAGCCAGCGCTAAATAAACTTAAAGAATAACTGTCTAATTAATCAATAAGCAATAAATTCATAAATTACAAATCAAATTCACCATACCACTTTTTAGTAGCATTTTTAATTTGAATCAAATAAGTGTCTGATTCAGCTCCCGTTAAAGAGATTGGCAAAGTGAAACTACCTTGTACATTGATTGAAGTTTCATAAACCACTTCACCATAAGAGTTTTCAATCGTAATGGTTGTAGCGCCCAATGCAGAAGAAAAGTTTACATTTACTACATCTCCATCAACAGCGGCAGTCACTGGACTAACAGAAGATGTTACTGATGTTGGTCGAACAGATCTATCTATTCCAGATTTCAAATAAATGTCAGCCTCTGTGTGCGTTTTCGCACTAACAAAAGAGACTAAAAAGAATGAGCAGCAAAGTGCAATTAATAATGACTTTTTCATAATAGTTATTTTTTGATGTGATATTCGATTTCCGTTGATACAAAAGTAGATAATAAAGGCTGATTTATCAAAAAAAACGTTGGACATTTATAAATATACATAAATGGCTATAAAACAGCTAATTAGACATAAAAGCAGGATTGTTACACAAGTCCAATCTTGGACAATTGATATAACAAGGGGAGACAATGGTCAAAAGTCGGCAAGAAATTGATCTAAAGACCTTCCATCTTCAATTCTCATCTTATTTTTCTTAATGCGTTCTTTTCTTTTAGAAATCCCATCTTTTGAGAGGCAATACACAGAAGACAATGTGCTTAAGCCTAACCTCATTTTTATTAAGCAGCAGAAGAGTATTTCATCTTTTTTAAGTTCCGGGAATGTGTTAGCCAAACGAGTAGAAAAATGATCGAATGCAGCGTCTGTATTCTTTACAATAGAGTCCCAATCATCATCAGTAAGCCGGATCGTTTCTCCTTTCTGATCGTTTGCAGACAAAAATGGGAACGTAAGATTATTGAGTCTACTAAAGAAATCGGTACGAAGTTCCATCTCTTTCTCAAGCAACTCCTTTTCTTTCTTGATTCTTATCAGTTCACTCTCCTGCAGTCGGGCTTTAGCTTTTTCAGATTCCTCTTTTTCCTGCTGAACCACCTGCTCGAGTTCACGAGTTTGTCTTTCCTTCCGACCTCTATATAACAAAAGTATGCTGACTAAAAAAAACAGAATTCCTAAAGATATTGCACTGATTAAGTAGAGAACCATTTTTTGCTGATTCTTTTCCAGAGTCAGATACTGAATTTTTTCAACCGTTTTTTTGTGTTGATATATATTTTGCATCTTGATAATCATATCAGAACGTTGCTGCCATTCAATGGAATCCCTGAAATGAAGATAAATATCATTGTAAAATAAAGCTTTATCTATATTTCCACAGATTCTTTCAATTTTTGCTAACCGATTATAACTCTCGGCTTTGGTATATAATTCCGGGCTATCTACAGTCTTCCCATAGTAATAAGAAGCTGAATCATACTGACACTTTTTAAAGTAGATATGTGCTTTTGCAATAAAGCTATAGATTAATCTAGCTTTATCCGGATTTATATTAATAGCTCTATTTACCATTTGAAGAGCATGAGAATAATCACCTAATTCATTATATCTTCCTCCCATTTCATTTAATAAAGTTACAAGAGTAACCGTATCAGATTTAGGTAAAATCTTTAAAGCTCTTGAATAATATATTATTGAACTATCATTATTATTCTTACCTGAATAAGCAGAGGCAGCAGCCCTTAATGCATAAACCATATAACTTTTATTATTCAATAATTGCGAATAATAAAAAGCTTGTTGATCCATTTTTAATGCTGAATCATACAAGTTCTCATTAAAATAGAGATCTCCTAGATAATAATAAATAAGATATTGCAACTTATAATCCTTACTATTATCAGCAAAATCAGCAGCCCTTAAGAGATACTCCATCGCCTGCTTTGTATTTTGCATATCTTGATTCACTCGTCCTGCATAATAATATGCTTTTGCTTTAGTGGTTAAGTCCTTTTTATCATTATAATATTCAACCGCAATACTTATCAGCGAATCAGAAGTTAATGGCAAGCCATTCTTATCACGTGCCTGAGTCATAAGCAAACAATAGTGAGCATACTCTTCAGTAGATAAAGAACTTGGAACTATCTTATTTAGTAATATTAATGCGCTGTCGGGATGTTGTTCTAACAAAGTCTCTGCATGCTGTAAATTAAATGCAGACTCCCTGTCAGGACGACAGGAGAATAGCATGCTCATTATGAACAATGTTATAATGGTATATAGAAGGCCTTTTTTCATTTTTTGCTTCATCAGTTGGGCAAATTTAACAATTAATATTAATACTAAAAAGCTTTTCACCCTTATAATTTTCGAGAGAAATGATGCTTGTTATACATTTTTAAATTCTTAGAATGCATTATTATTAATAACTTTAATCTATTTGTAAGAAACATTGGAAATATTTTCTTGAAAAAGAGAGAATAAGTCATTAGTACGAAGGTATCATTTATTATATTTTTCTCTTTATTTATACTATTATTACCTACCTTTGCAGTCGTTTTAATAGGATAACATTATGATACGTCAGTGCTCTATTTTATTTGGCTGTCTGGCTATGGGCGAATTGATCGTCTTTCTCACAGGAGTAAAGCTCCCATCAAGCATCATAGGCATGCTACTACTCACTCTTTTACTGAAATTAGGTTGGATCAAATTGCAATGGGTGCAAGGAATGTCTGATTTCTTAGTTGCTAACCTGGGATTTTTCTTTGTCCCGCCGGGTGTTGCTATAATGCTCTATTTTGATATTATAACGGCACAGTTCTGGCCAATTGCAATTGCAACACTTATTAGCACCGTTTTGGTTCTTCTGGTAACCGGATGGGTACACCAACTAACACGTAAAATCAAATGAATTATCTAGAAAATCCAATATTCCTGTTGGCATTAACGTTTGGTCTATATTTTATCTCCAAACTAATACAACGGAAAACAGGTTGGGTACTGCTCAATCCTATTCTGCTGACTATTGCCGCCCTGATTATCTTCCTAAAAACATTTAATATCAGTTATGACACTTATAACTCCAGTGGCCGTTTTATCGAATTTTGGTTAAAACCTGCCGTTGTGGCACTTGGAGTCCCCCTCTATCTGCAACTTGAAAAGATAAAAAAACAGCTATTACCAATCCTTCTATCTCAGCTTGCAGGATGCATTATCGGAGTTATTTCCGTAGTACTTATTGCTAAACTATTGGGAGCTAGTAAAGAGGTAATTTTGTCGCTTGCTGCCAAATCTGTCACAACCCCAATAGCTATGGAAGTTACAAAAACAATTGGTGGAATTCCATCACTAACAGCTGCAGTAGTTGTTTGCGTTGGGCTTTTTGGTGCTATATCCGGATTTAAAATATTAGCACTTTTAAAAATTGAAAGTCCCATTGCACAAGGGCTTTCAATGGGAACTGCAGCACATGCAGTAGGAACTTCAACAGCTATGGACGTAAGTGGTAAATATGGAGCATATGCCAGTTTGGGATTAACGCTTAATGGTATTTTCACTGCACTATTCACTCCTACCATTTTAAGATTAATGGGACTACTATAACAATTTGGCAGAATATTTGTTGTAAGATACATATGATAAGATTTAAAGATATAACACTAGAAGATAAAGAGGCAATAACCTCTATTACAATGAACAGTGAACGAAAGAATTGTGATCTTTCATTCTCTAATCTATGTAGCTGGCGATTTATGTACGGCACACAGTTTGCCATAGTTGATGGATTTCTGGTATTCAAGTTCCATATGAACGAGAAGTTGGCTTATATGATGCCTGTAGGTGAAGGAGATCTTAAAAAGATTCTGGAAAGCCTTATAGAAGATGCGCAGAACGAAAGACAGCCTTTTCTTATATATGGTATTTGCAACAACATGAAAGAAGAGATTGAAAACCTGATGCCCGGCAAGTTTGAATTCTCTTCCAACAGAGATTACGTGGATTATGTATATCTACGTACAGATCTGGCGGAGTTAAAGGGAAAGAAGCTCCAATCAAAGCGCAATCATGTAAACAAATTCTATAAAACATATACTGATTATGAGTATGTGCCAATAACATCTGACCGTATCAGCGAATGCCTGAGACTTGAAGAAGAATGGTGCAAGGCAAATGATTGCAATCAGCAAAGTGGACTAGGTAATGAGCGCAAGTCGCTGACTTATGCATTAAATCACTTCGATGAATTGGGCCTTTCTGGCGGAATTCTATATGTAAATGGAGAAATCGCTGCTTTCACTT
This genomic interval from uncultured Bacteroides sp. contains the following:
- a CDS encoding DUF2156 domain-containing protein; the encoded protein is MIRFKDITLEDKEAITSITMNSERKNCDLSFSNLCSWRFMYGTQFAIVDGFLVFKFHMNEKLAYMMPVGEGDLKKILESLIEDAQNERQPFLIYGICNNMKEEIENLMPGKFEFSSNRDYVDYVYLRTDLAELKGKKLQSKRNHVNKFYKTYTDYEYVPITSDRISECLRLEEEWCKANDCNQQSGLGNERKSLTYALNHFDELGLSGGILYVNGEIAAFTFGMPINQETFGVHVEKADTKIEGAYNVINQEFARHIPEQYIYLNREEDLGIEGLRKAKLSYQPAILLEKNIAQLK
- a CDS encoding DUF3244 domain-containing protein, with amino-acid sequence MKKSLLIALCCSFFLVSFVSAKTHTEADIYLKSGIDRSVRPTSVTSSVSPVTAAVDGDVVNVNFSSALGATTITIENSYGEVVYETSINVQGSFTLPISLTGAESDTYLIQIKNATKKWYGEFDL
- a CDS encoding LrgB family protein yields the protein MNYLENPIFLLALTFGLYFISKLIQRKTGWVLLNPILLTIAALIIFLKTFNISYDTYNSSGRFIEFWLKPAVVALGVPLYLQLEKIKKQLLPILLSQLAGCIIGVISVVLIAKLLGASKEVILSLAAKSVTTPIAMEVTKTIGGIPSLTAAVVVCVGLFGAISGFKILALLKIESPIAQGLSMGTAAHAVGTSTAMDVSGKYGAYASLGLTLNGIFTALFTPTILRLMGLL
- a CDS encoding CidA/LrgA family protein — protein: MIRQCSILFGCLAMGELIVFLTGVKLPSSIIGMLLLTLLLKLGWIKLQWVQGMSDFLVANLGFFFVPPGVAIMLYFDIITAQFWPIAIATLISTVLVLLVTGWVHQLTRKIK
- a CDS encoding tetratricopeptide repeat protein, which gives rise to MKYPILYFCVLLFLGSLLFSCHSNQSSSDLLEKAEVLLDKHPDSAFSLLKKVNPNILHRSDNAHFCLLMTKAMIKNDLPISSDSLINVAVEYYKDNGDSINKAESYFYAGRVTLDLKNVKAAMTFFLKALDFSENSNNNKLHYLIYYYLGDLYNADNQYDLASKMQQKALYYSRLLNDSSYVAYSLRNLAFSYVGNGKNDSSLNYYNQALNILPKTNTKVLISFLNEIGGIYNNIEDYKNALKYVDKAISLKPAKTELFYSYVTKAHTYLKMAKYDSAIYYNNKTIFSTDIYTRTASYDRLAVAYSAKGDYKKAYNLMRIYNKLRDSIDIQTKDAAIIEMQNVYQHGKSLEQVQRLSSDKQEQTIRYYRVSFLFLVVLIILGGAFFIYRSRNKKELLQKSKLLLEQENRLIKMREKDCQLREDFFKKLNNIKKIPSLSRADKTEKEVLIDTTAKISLTDIDWEEIIRNIDLAYDHFTDRLIKAYPNLTTQEIHLCCLVKIKVVRNDLANIFCITPQSVKTTKYRIKKDKMGVNDKNITLDLFLENF
- a CDS encoding VIT1/CCC1 transporter family protein, which encodes MDIDEKTRKEFLRFQRNEVTESLVYTRLASIEKDSSNKNVLLKIASDEVAHAHVFKKYTNENPSPNKWKITKFYWLARLFGLTFAIKLMESGEANAHENYDQYASFPELSRLGREEQEHEKKLIGLINEERLEYMGSVVLGLNDALVEFTGALAGFTLALNDSKLIALTGSITGIAAALSMASSEYLSTKSEAGEDKHPVKAAIYTGIAYVVTVVALVTPFILFSNVFVALSVMLLAALLIIGIFNYYYSVARSESFKKRFTEMAVLSFGVATISFLIGYALKVFTGIEA